Proteins from one Hyperolius riggenbachi isolate aHypRig1 chromosome 4, aHypRig1.pri, whole genome shotgun sequence genomic window:
- the LOC137570455 gene encoding C-C motif chemokine 21-like: MTMAASKNLSLSLAFLAIAIGISQAFGSYNCCIKYDKRKIPATRIESYYRQDSTGVCNINAVVFEVRTNPCKTTTGIVCVDPNQKWVNQRIEALDKRTERSKKKMLKKLKKKCRRRRN, translated from the exons ATGACAATGGCTGCAAGCAAGAACTTGTCTTTGTCACTTGCCTTCCTCGCAATAGCAATTGGTATTTCACAAG cgttTGGAAGTTACAATTGCTGTATAAAGTATGACAAAAGGAAGATTCCTGCAACAAGGATTGAGTCATACTATCGGCAGGATTCCACAGGAGTCTGTAACATCAATGCCGTAGT TTTTGAAGTACGCACTAATCCATGCAAAACTACTACAGGCATAGTTTGTGTGGATCCGAATCAGAAGTGGGTGAACCAGCGCATCGAAGCTCT GGATAAAAGAACAGAGCGCAGCAAAAAGAAGATGCTGAAAAAACTTAAGAAGAAGTGCAGACGCCGAAGAAATTAG